One stretch of Euphorbia lathyris chromosome 7, ddEupLath1.1, whole genome shotgun sequence DNA includes these proteins:
- the LOC136234858 gene encoding zinc finger BED domain-containing protein RICESLEEPER 2-like — protein MQRILNFCLVPNHKGETIGKMVESCLLNWGMDNIFTLTVDNASSNDGAIRYLKKETMHWRDTILGHEFMHVRCCAHILNLVVKEALKDVHDSIVKIRNAVRYVRSSPARSQSFKACVEKLKIEHKGLVCLDVETRWNSKYKMLEVAEKFEKAFGRLEVDPNYVSYFDKSKNIGPPMKEDWDIARVFVKFLKLFYTVTLRFSCSVYVTSNAFFHELMALVDRLNTLMRSSDAYLSCMAIKMKKKLDKYWENDANLNFVLFAAVVLDPRFKMGYVGFCFDEVYGEYKGRLMRDGVKETLYSLYAHYESMCFGVYSSSQNSDELIVDDVEDNIVLSFQQKYSRHRKGI, from the coding sequence ATGCAAAGGATTTTGAATTTTTGTTTAGTTCCTAATCATAAGGGGGAAACAATTGGAAAGATGGTTGAGAGTTGCTTGCTAAATTGGGGAATGGATAACATTTTCACTCTTACCGTGGATAATGCAAGTTCTAATGATGGAGCAATTAGATATTTGAAGAAAGAAACTATGCATTGGAGAGATACAATCTTAGGACATGAGTTTATGCATGTAAGGTGTTGCGCTCACATATTAAACCTTGTAGTTAAGGAGGCTTTAAAAGATGTTCATGATTCTATTGTCAAAATTAGGAATGCGGTTAGATATGTGAGATCTTCTCCTGCTAGATCACAATCATTCAAAGCATGTGTAGAGAAACTCAAAATAGAACACAAGGGTCTCGTATGTCTTGATGTTGAGACTAGATGGAACTCTAAATACAAAATGTTGGAAGTGGCTGAAAAATTTGAGAAAGCTTTTGGAAGGCTTGAAGTGGATCCTAATTATGtttcttattttgataagtctaAGAACATTGGTCCTCCTATGAAGGAAGATTGGGATATTGCTAGGGTGTTTGTGAAGTTTTTAAAACTTTTTTACACTGTGACATTAAGGTTTTCATGTTCAGTATATGTCACATCAAATGCTTTTTTTCATGAGCTTATGGCATTGGTTGATAGATTAAACACTTTGATGAGAAGTAGTGATGCTTACTTGAGTTGTATGGCTataaaaatgaagaagaagCTTGACAAATACTGGGAAAATGATGCAAATCTTAATTTTGTATTATTTGCTGCAGTTGTTTTAGACCCTCGCTTTAAGATGGGGTATGTGGGGTTTTGTTTCGATGAGGTTTATGGTGAATATAAAGGTAGGCTGATGAGAGATGGAGTGAAAGAAACATTATATAGTTTATATGCTCATTATGAGTCTATGTGTTTTGGGGTGTATTCAAGCAGTCAAAATTCTGATGAATTGATTGTAGATGACGTGGAAGATAATATTGTTCTTTCTTTTCAACAAAAGTACTCTAGGCATAGAAAGGGGATATAA